gttttaagctgtctatgtttagatgtctattagacgtctattaaacacaaaattgtttgccgAGTAATAAAGTTTGTATGATGTATATACAAATGGTAACACTTAACAATGAGCTTTTACAGCTTAACAGTACACTGTGTTTACAGGGTTGACTTCACTTTAAAAAAgcaagtaaacccattgccttaacattattaagaaaataacctATGTACGTAAATGGACCAATATGAGACTCTGACGGTATGGTAACCTTggttaaaaatatcacagtttcacggtatagtaattactgctctataatataatcttttttaattgtctgggttaaaaaaacaacaattttcccttcaaaatttcaaaacataaagaatattttggaacagtaaacatgtcatagACAGTAAATTTGTGCCATTAACATACAGTATTTTTAATTAGCTGTAAATCAAGatacagtaaaaagaaaaaagcgCGAAACATGACCAATCACAGAAAGAGAACTTTTTTCTGCCTGTGCTTTTAAAAGGCTAAAAATCTAAATGAAGTGgttgttaaaaaatgtaaaaaaaaaaaaaaaaaaaaaaaaacttaaatatacagtataggaACGGTATGACAAAAAATGttgccggttttaaaaccttgatttttctgAATCGTGGTACACCTTGAAagcggttattgtcccatgcctagtacGTAATTCTAAACAATTAAGGTAAGTGAACTTAACAGTTGTAAGATACAACATAATTACTTACAgtacactttttaaagtaaaattaacttgtcacttttaaggcaatggATTTAAGTAGTCACTTTTTACAGAGTAGTTTATACCTTTATTTTAGAGCTTGGCAATATGGCAAAATGCAATCTGGACTaatttttttccatattaaacaatAACTATATACACTAAGGTGataagtttggggtcagtttttttcatgtggtttttattattctgttcatcaaagcgacatttattaaatgtataaacaattttttttattgtgaaatacttatatattaaatatttatttattacttattgtacgTAGTTTCAAATGTAATTATCACTCCAGtcatgcttttattactattaccattattattattattattattattattattattgatattagaGGGATTTCTgcagatcatgtgactctgaagactgaagtaatgaagctgaacattcatcattaaaatcactggaataaatgatttaattaaattatgaactacttttgaacaattattttattgtgcaaaaacatttcactattttacaatttgtactgtatttttgattaaataaatgcagccttggtgagcaggataagcttatttgaaaacatttttaaaatactgaccccaaacttttgaccgctAGTGTATATTGTGATATCAATTGTTAATGCATCCAGATTTAAAAGActatcccaacaatgactgaagccacaaattaGAGTGTCCAATAAATAGCATAACCTATTTTTGGTAGCTGAAAATTCGGTGCATGTTTAATATCCACACTTCTAGATTCTCATTGTTTTATGTTTCTGTTGTGTGACTGGCtctataaatataaagtaaaaaagtcCAGTGCTTATTATTGTTACTGACAAAGTTTATCACGATTCAATATAACAtcgtttatcagcccagccctaatttattcataaactaacCAGGAgcaatcattaattattttgactttttttttttaaatacaattgatGGTTCATAATTAATGCTgtaaagcagggatgtcaaacttaattcctggagggctgcagtcctgtacagtttagttccagccctaattaaacacacctgatcaaactaattgagtccttcaggcttgtttgaaactttcaggtaagtgtgttgaaggagggttggaactaaactgtgcaggactgcggccctccaagaattgagtttgacatccctgctgtaAAGTGATGTTTGTTGAATTATGTGATAAACACTGTGCAAATTACTGAAGAAAACTACTGTACAATGAAAGGTTGTGCATGTgatctttaaataaatgaatgatataatttatttaaaaatacattaaagtgtAATAAAGAAATTTGTAATGTTACAAAATCTGACTTATTTAAGCAAATGCTGATCTTTTGAACTTTCAAATGCTCTACATTTCTAAGTATATAGGAACTCTATGGTGAATGTTGGCAAAATAGCATTTTCTAGTACTTTCAAAAGGGGGAGACAAACCGTTTTCCGTCTCTCCTACCAGACATCCTCTCTCCCCTCCACTCTTCACACGGCTAAAGCTTTATACATCACCGGAAAGGGTCTTCATGCCAAAGGAAAAGCATCACAGCCTGGGATTAAAACAGCACAACCATAAAGGTAAACATCTGATGTCAAAAGATGATGTCATGCTTGCTCGGGCAACAAAAGAATACTATCACAGGATTTCATAATACGATTTGGCCTGTTACTGAGGATTACACAGAGATCAGCTtttataatatgaaaaataagGTACATCCTGTCAGAGTACTGCATGCCAAATGTTGCATGCTGTCGATTTAGCCTTAAAGAAAGACTTTGGGTTCATGAAGGCCATAGAAGGTCTTTGTGATTCTCATTggggtattttatttttttgtgggtAGGTGAATGGACAATTATTAGACAAACATGGGTATATCTGGTGTGCTTCTATGTTTTGGTCTGAAACACTGCATGAGCGCAGCACAGATGGGAGGGGTTGCTGCATTTCACTGCAGTGGTGAAGTGCTGTGTGGGACAGTTAGGTGGAGCTACAGCACTGTTGCTATCTGCAGAACACAGTCTGATGGATGGTCAACATGGAGAagtctaaacattttaaaatacaggtCTGTTTAACAGTCGGTTTACTTCTCAGTCATTTTATTCTGTATCTGAATTTAGATTTTGTAGATTAGATATTTATTGCAAAGCTGACAGTTTAAGGAGCACTGCTTTAAACAGGAAGGTTATATAGACCTTCACATGATCTGGCATCCTCTTaattattttggttattttaacaCAACAGTGCTATAATGTAGTGAAATAATACAattgaaatgtaataaaaatacatgTGCTTATATGTTTTGACCATGTTCTTTCTTTTTCTACTTAGAGTTTTGTGATGAACACATCTTACTCTATGTTTATGTGGATTCTTGTCCTGGGAGGTAAGATGATgattaatatgttttatatatattgcttatAAGAAACCATCTTAACATTTAACAAttcatgaattttttttctctatacTGCCATATGTGATGGTTTTATTTTAAACTCTAATGTAAATTATCAGATAATAGCATAAAATATAGAATTAACATAACTCAGATTAGATTctactttattttcattacacaTGTAAAAGTACAAGGCAGCAATTAATATGTACAGtgagaaaataagtattgaacatgtcatgttttttcctgggaatgatatttctaaaggagctgttgacatggaattgaaccagattttggtaaaaatccaaacaatacaatcataaaaataaaacaaaactgaaaaaatgtggaaaaatagtTATGtgcaataacaatgaaatgacacaaagagaatgtattgaactactgaaatgcatttaatactttacataaaagtttttttttggtgctggcagcttaaagacgcctcatatagagaatgaagtcacatgaattgctcagctgtgagtttttcacagacttcaacagaatgTAAATTCTTgaggtctcgtctatcaaatctgatctatattttgtaatttctattggattcaagtcaggtgatcaTCCTGATAACgtagatgttagactgaagcagctaatattaatttacaataaggaagggcagagggttgctgaagaactactgagaaatttcagcggctttctgggctttcactgactttctacaccttcctttcttcatgttttcaatactttttccctgcctCATTTCGtcttattacacataacttaatttgtaaactaatatttgttttctttgcatatatggatttctatGGTTGTaaccaacatctggggaaaatttcaaATCAACGGcaccttcagaaatatgttttctgagaaaagtttttctgtgttcaatacttattttcctccCCTGTATTTATGTATTCtataaataaaactgtatattttttaaataattgtttctaGTTCTatgaataaaaacacaataaatatataggTTTAAGATGAGATGTCCCATTTAATTTGCTacattaatttctttaaataattttatatgaGAAGAGAgcatattctttttaaaaataaaatgtcaaaatatgtggGAAATAACAAATAAGGTAATGCTGTCATTCAGTGTTACAGATACATATTCATGTAAAAATGAAAAGACATATTAGTCTGaactgtattaaaatatataaataaaatgagaatattattttttgcactataTTTTGAATGCTTAAAAATGTCTCTAAAAGGGTCTACTGCATTACTGACACTTGGTCAATCCTGCTGATTGTAAGTATAaagatttggaataaaaattattCGCATTTTCGGCTGATGATGCCTAGATagtcttttaatatgtcatcaatttatttattaagatttttaggaataaaaagtttatcgtTTGTAAAATCTATATACTATAAGAATACTTTGATTTTAAAAGCTATATGCTATTGTTTTGTTGTGTGCAAACTCATCTTTTTTATCTTTGAACCTATTTtccatttaacatgttttttttattattttttataaatcttttgGTTATATCGAATACAAGTCATTAGTCAATAACTCACCCTTTTTTATCACAAAAATAGTCACACTGTTAACTTActgtttttgtaaattaaaaaagtatttaactGTAAGGTGAACTGTTTTGTTGTATgacaattttatgtattttaatgttgAATTGTTTAAATTGCTGTATATTCTACAGTAAAGATACATACTATTCTGTAAAAACTGTGTTGAGCAAGATAAacaatactgtaaatgtaaatacagtattgtaGCTGTAATGGATTTACAGTAAGTTGCTGGGAACTTCTGCCAGGAATTTGTTAACAGGGCAGGTTTGTTATGGCACAGGacttagtaaatgatgacacaatagCATTTTTGGGAAACTTTTCTTTTGAAGAACCTTTTTAAAAGTATCAGCCAGACACATCAACTATCTAAATAACAGACTCCTTTATATCTCATCTTCAGTTCTGATGACCCCAGCGCTGTGTCAGGATGACGAGAGCATCATGACAGTCTGTCAAGAGGAGGATAATGACCTCAGAGTGGACTGCCCTCTGGAGCCCAAACACAGCTTCCACACGGACTTTGAGTTCTCCATGTCCAAAGGCCAAAAGGAGATCATCATAAATACCAACATTTCTGGAATCATGCCTGAACCCAGATTTCGGCACAACACCTTTGTGACAGAACTTGAACCATACGGCTTCAGGCTCACCATTATGAGCTTCACCATCGCTGAGAATACAACGTTCATTTGCAAAGTAACTAAGGTCCAGAGGACGCTATTTGTCGAATTAGGTACAGCAGCTGAGATCAATCCTTACAGCATCACTATATAAATCTTGAATTAAAATATTCTCTGTCTAACCCTGAATTTGTTTTTGATTTCCAGGCAGTATCGAGCCCTGCTCTGCCATCAGCGTGTTTCTGCTGGGTTATCCTTGGCTCAGTCTTCTGCTCCCTGTGTGCATCATACAACTATGGGAAGCTTTTTAATACACAATCTGTTGCAGTATATACAGCAGAGTGTTACTTTAGATTTCTCAGCATATTTGAGTACTTTTAGAACTGCTTTTCGATCTACGTGCTCTGCCTTTACTATAAAGTAAGTACCAGTTGCTGCCTCTATGATGGTATTGATTACTTTACACCTTTTTCGTGTCTAGCCAAGCACATGTCGAGTGTGCATTAAGTTAAAGAGTTTTTTAGGTTCTTGACTGATACAAACAGTGTTGAAAAAGGCTAAAGTTGTCAAACATATGTATTGCTACTTAGAAAAATTACCAAACAGCCTTTTTtgacaataatgttaataatgtgaCTGTGCCATCAGTGCATTCAGTGAAAcgcataatacaattttttttgtcattactcTGTATAAGCATTTGTATGTAAAGTAATCAAGTAAATCAATTCCATAATGTATTTGCACAGTTATATTTTTTCCAGCACAcacaaaatgcttataaatgttTTAGTCTGTTTACCTAGTACATTATTTAATGCgtgtgtgaaaacaaaaatacattagcTTGCGAAATAGTTCCATTTTGATCAGTTGTTTTGAAAAGGTATCGATGCCATCTTCTGAATGCCATCAGAAAATGTATCTTTAATCATGTCTGTCACTGTTGTTTCTGCCCTTGTTTCATTCATGGAATAAAATAAACCAACATATTAAACAACAGAATTTGTTGTTTTTGGTCAGTAATCAGATAATGACAAAAACAGCTAGCGATAAGTTAACAAGACTACAATGTAGTTTGAGAAAGATCATTTTACTTTAAACTAATGTTGACATCTGTTATAGTTGAAATAAATGAACTGTGGTTGAATATTTTACGCCAATCAGATGGCTATTTCCTCAGCAACAAAAAAGCGAGCCAccttatgtttaaataaaaatgcaaaaaagtctAGACTAGAGCAGTGTCCAAAATCACAAATGTTCCTAATATATAGAGGGCAAAAACATAAATATGGGAAAAATTAAGAACAATTGACATTTCACCACAAGATCATGGCGAAGCAGTAGTCACTTATTGACAACATGCTGACTTTTATACACGGAGATTATTACATTAATACTAAAGGGGCAATGTGGCCTAATGGTTAGAATTAGACTTGAATTTGTTTACAGTTTAAGGAAAGTTACTAACGTTACAATAATTTTAGCTGAGCATCTTGTGTGGATttaaagtggttgcaaactaaaGTAACGTTAGGAGGCCTTCATAGTCAATGAATCTGATTTCAGACGCAGGTGAGGCAACTTAGTGGCTAGTTTACAGATAAAGAAGGACTAAACTTGATtgactaattaattaattcttcGTACCAACATTACCTGTGAAGCAGGTACTCAACGTCTATTTTCAAGCAGAGGTTTTCCTGTTCTGTTTCAGTTGCTCCCATGTTCAGCCCAGAGACTGTAAAATGTTCAACCTCgtcttttttttcccccgcagCTGTTGCATTTTGGTCTCTGCATCTTTATGGTTCGCGCTTAAGGCTTCCGGCTGCCCATTTTTGGACTTACTTAGGCGGGTGGATAAATGATTGACAGGCAGAAAGCTTCTCAAAAGCCCTCCGATTGGCCAGCCAAAGCACCTGATCGCGATTCACGCCCACTTTTACACGACTGACTGACGTCCCAGTGTGTTTACAATTATCTCAATGTTCGGGGACTTGTAGGACAATATAGGTAACATTTATTCATCGCTTAAAGCACCTTTAGAATGTCGAAAAATTACAACTTTATACAAGAAGCCTGTTTGGTATAATATGATATGCATATATCCACAATGTGATTAAAATGAAAGCGAAAGTGTTTTGTGTTACGTCATCAAGGAAGTAAAAGTGGCGTTCTCTGTTTAAGTTTAGGTACAGTGACAACACAAAGGTTGgtggattttttttatcttaatttaatataaatatgctGCAGCTAAAACATGGTATAAATGGTAATGCTGgttttgtaaaactacaatttTAAACGGAAGTGTAGATTCGTGTTATATCAGCTCGGCGTCTTCCGAGATACTGAGCATTATTGTTTTTGCTGCCAATAAAACTGATGATCTTAATAAACTGACATGgcagaaatatttattttcagtaataaaaGACTGAGAACATAATCGTGGTTGAGCAGTGTGGGAATTATCTCTTCTCGTCTAACTGAAGCTTTTAAGGTTATTTTGAGGTTTTATACTCGACAGTTAGATTTTTATTCAACACttattttataaaacactttAGAACAAATAATTCCCAACTATTTTGGGAATGTTCCTTCAAGTTTTTCTGGTCTGATGTGAATACTCTAATTGTCTAAGATGTTTGTGGTGATTTTTCTTTCAGCTGTAGACATATTATTTTGAAGTTTTAcattaaagaaaaacaattcctTAATTAAAGtaacctcattttatttattggaagttttttttttatacataagtATAAATATACTCCACGTAaaccaaatgtattttttaaacgaGAATTGGAACTATACTTGAAAACCATTACAGAGTCTGATAACAAGAACGCagttaaaatgtataaaacatttgcttcgtttaatattctgcattaatttgtaatatttttcataTGCTCTCTCttacttttttaaattgtcaTATTTCTCTTGTTGCAAAAATGTAGTATCTGTATTGTTTGTGCTGTCCTTCCATCTGTTTGTATTTCTATCTGTTGTACTTGCCTGTTGTTATTGCTCTAAAATAATCCCAACTTTATCATAAAGCAACTTCATTATAACTCATGGACAACAGCTCAAtgcatttttacttttaatttgacTGTAAATCCAGTAATGTTTTGTGTTGTGTAGGAACCGCAGTCTCTAAACGGAGCATCCAAAGGTTACTGGTTTCATAAATTGTCGGACAATTGCAAAAATGCCGGTGGAATTCAGTGGATGGGAGGCATATTGTGATAAATCAAAGCACCTTAAGCCAGGTCAAGAACCCAAAAAGAATCATGGCTACATTATGTACCACGGGACTCTCAAAAGCAATGCCCCAGCTATCATTACAACAGGGTTTCGTCCCTCTTCTGGTGGAACTCTGGGCCCCGGAGTCTACTGTAGTAGAGACATCAACAAAGCAATGGGTTACCCAGCATGTGCTCCCAATGACCAAGTCGTGTTAAAGCTGCGAGTGAGAGTTGGTAAAGTGAAGAGGATTGACAGCCAAAGTCTTAACATGAGGACATCATGGCATCAGAACGGATATGATACGGCCTGGTTACCTGCCACTGGCTCTTTTGTGGCACTTGAGGAAGATTGTGTTTGGGACCCAAACAGAATTACTGTGACTGGTATAGCCCATTGCACAGACCCCAGTACTAAGGCTTCCCTGGAGAGTCTCATAAAGCAGAAAAGCCAATCGCAGGACCCGAATGAGAAAGATGTGAAGCTGTGTAAGGGCTGTGGGATGCAAACACCGGATAAGCACAAGATGGAGAAATGCTGGTCCTGTAGGGCATCCGTTTGCCCCTTCATGAAAAAACATGGTTGCCAAAGAAATAGGAAGTAACAGGTGCTCATATTTCCAAACTACTTAATTGATTATATCTGTGAGGTGATGCTGAGAAATTATTTtaggatatatatatttttttaaactcggCAGTGCAGAAATGTATGTCAATTAGATTGTTGTCATTAAATTTGCACATGATCTTTCAAAActactttcttttctttcttttttttactgtttttttttatttgagggTGGGGGGTGGGCTaatgttgatttaatttttttaaaattgtttttattggAAGGAAAAACAAGGTGAATTATTACATATAAAGATTTGAcaagactttttctttttttgttacatttttcccCTCATGAACAACCTCCATCCCCttgaaagagaaaaataaaataaataaacaaaaataaaaatattaaaaaataaaaaataataacaaaaaatatttataaattaaaaaaataattaattaaaataatactaaattaaattaaatatttacatagccacagagatttatttttacaattaggAGATATTTAACAGTAATGTTTGCCCATTGAGTTTAATTGCATTATCCTTATAAgcatatacattttaaattaccTTTTAGTTTGGGGGAAGTGTTTGGCCTTTTTCAGAGTATGAGTTCATTGGATTCCATACTGTATAAAAACGTTTAGTAGATCCTCTTAGAGAGTATTTAATTTTCTCCAATCTTAAAAACCGCATCATATAACTAAACCAGAGT
The genomic region above belongs to Danio rerio strain Tuebingen ecotype United States chromosome 21, GRCz12tu, whole genome shotgun sequence and contains:
- the LOC137488811 gene encoding uncharacterized protein isoform X1, which translates into the protein MMSCLLGQQKNTITGFHNTIWPVTEDYTEISFYNMKNKSFVMNTSYSMFMWILVLGVLMTPALCQDDESIMTVCQEEDNDLRVDCPLEPKHSFHTDFEFSMSKGQKEIIINTNISGIMPEPRFRHNTFVTELEPYGFRLTIMSFTIAENTTFICKVTKVQRTLFVELGSIEPCSAISVFLLGYPWLSLLLPVCIIQLWEAF
- the LOC137488811 gene encoding uncharacterized protein isoform X2 translates to MVNMEKSKHFKIQSFVMNTSYSMFMWILVLGVLMTPALCQDDESIMTVCQEEDNDLRVDCPLEPKHSFHTDFEFSMSKGQKEIIINTNISGIMPEPRFRHNTFVTELEPYGFRLTIMSFTIAENTTFICKVTKVQRTLFVELGSIEPCSAISVFLLGYPWLSLLLPVCIIQLWEAF
- the LOC137488811 gene encoding uncharacterized protein isoform X3, whose product is MNTSYSMFMWILVLGVLMTPALCQDDESIMTVCQEEDNDLRVDCPLEPKHSFHTDFEFSMSKGQKEIIINTNISGIMPEPRFRHNTFVTELEPYGFRLTIMSFTIAENTTFICKVTKVQRTLFVELGSIEPCSAISVFLLGYPWLSLLLPVCIIQLWEAF
- the LOC566907 gene encoding gig2-like protein DreN; amino-acid sequence: MPVEFSGWEAYCDKSKHLKPGQEPKKNHGYIMYHGTLKSNAPAIITTGFRPSSGGTLGPGVYCSRDINKAMGYPACAPNDQVVLKLRVRVGKVKRIDSQSLNMRTSWHQNGYDTAWLPATGSFVALEEDCVWDPNRITVTGIAHCTDPSTKASLESLIKQKSQSQDPNEKDVKLCKGCGMQTPDKHKMEKCWSCRASVCPFMKKHGCQRNRK